The following proteins come from a genomic window of Puntigrus tetrazona isolate hp1 chromosome 15, ASM1883169v1, whole genome shotgun sequence:
- the zgc:152863 gene encoding sushi domain-containing protein 6 translates to MSAQRLSLWSCVRTALSCGALMLAALPGFTTGKNCSHPLVSEHGGFRCEPSPCRGFPQKSVISFFCEPSYILPKPHHRSKCQHGKWHPAVPVCMPRSENIVNSIPSVATTAIGVSIFLLTTTACLVIKSHLFSCRTQRRSSDQLDLVVDGLPVSLPTYEEAIYSSWGQRLPPFRGPTQLLLTQDASEHSPLTSLIRPDSNHCTDAANQSTETPPPPYEEVQSRSRDAENDSGERPLQSALSVDKTN, encoded by the exons ATGTCTGCACAGCGATTGTCTCTCTGGTCATGCGTGCGTACTGCCCTGAGCTGCGGGGCTCTCATGCTGGCTGCTCTGCCAGGCTTCACCACAG GCAAGAACTGCTCCCATCCTCTCGTATCCGAGCATGGAGGTTTCCGCTGTGAACCCTCTCCCTGTCGCGGTTTCCCTCAAAAGAGCGTCATTAGCTTTTTCTGCGAGCCCAGCTATATTCTACCCAAACCCCACCATCGGTCAAAGTGTCAGCACGGGAAATGGCATCCCGCAGTGCCCGTCTGCATGCCCCGCTCAG aaaacataGTCAACTCTATCCCAAGTGTGGCTACGACTGCTATTGGAGTGTCCATCTTCCTTCTCACCACAACGGCCTGTTTGGTCATCAAATCCCATCTATTCTCCTGTAGGACGCAACG GCGTTCCTCGGATCAGCTGGACCTCGTTGTAGACGGCTTACCTGTGTCTCTTCCCACATACGAGGAGGCCATCTACAGCAGTTGGGGCCAGCGACTCCCTCCGTTTCGTGGACCCACTCAACTCCTGCTGACCCAGGATGCATCAGAACACAGTCCGCTGACATCGCTCATACGCCCCGATTCGAATCACTGCACCGacgcagccaatcagagcacggAGACTCCACCGCCTCCTTACGAAGAGGTCCAATCGCGATCCAGAGATGCTGAGAACGACAGTGGCGAGCGGCCTTTGCAAAGTGCACTTTCTGTTGATAAAACCAACTAA
- the hif1al gene encoding hypoxia inducible factor 1 subunit alpha, like isoform X1 yields the protein MVNSAMKRPSLEQRKVRSRVAARCRRSQETEVFYELAHSLPLPRRIASHLDKAAIMRVTLSYLRMNRLIQSAGPTKTPTEETESPTDAFYQQALAGFILVMTEEGDMVFLSESVSKYIGITQLELLGQSVYEFVHPCDQEELRDILATRPGVSKKKTSSEKSTEHNFFLRMKSTLTHTGRTVNIKSATWKVLHCTGHIQTFSGDDENGPPAGSFLTLLCEPIPHPSSVEFPLDSSTFLTRHNMDLTFTQCDGRVTELVGYQPEDLIGRSAYEFYHALDFDHVTRSLHILFSKGQVCTSQYRFLAKNGGFVWTETQATVLYNSRTSQPEAVVCLNFILSGVEEADVVFSLEQTSEKPKPKAEKLNMLKEEVDSDMEEDSSTAKLFLQMKENPEELLQLAPHSGDAVVSLTDCVELSFCCPSTPNSVPECPQDFCTPELRQLLSPIFDRPTKSPPTASPAEELPMEMEGVEKFFALKPEESVTVKGQSEPMDELDLDMLAPYISMDDDFQLTFLPQGEMAIPSDILTSTSRKRPLEEEEEDDIPVLAGKWEKKPMSGTIEEQLLLSHTLLNSLSDDGSEEFEPPPQKRSQLLTDRDPLLGGAQTLCDTAALMRDTFLSRPPDLKRPVAETMPSLT from the exons GCCCAGTTTGGAGCAGCGGAAGGTGCGTTCTCGTGTCGCGGCGCGCTGTAGGAGGAGTCAGGAGACCGAGGTGTTTTACGAGCTGGCCCATTCACTACCACTTCCACGACGTATCGCCTCCCACCTGGACAAAGCTGCCATCATGAGGGTGACACTCAGCTATCTGCGCATGAACCGCTTGATCCAATCAG CGGGGCCAACCAAAACTCCGACTGAAGAAACTGAGAGTCCCACTGATGCCTTTTATCAGCAGGCACTGGCTGGCTTTATTCTGGTGATGACTGAGGAAGGGGACATGGTCTTCCTCTCAGAGAGTGTTAGCAAATACATCGGCATAACACAG CTGGAGCTGCTTGGACAGAGCGTGTATGAATTTGTTCATCCCTGTGACCAAGAAGAATTACGAGACATCCTCGCCACAAGACCTG GTGTTTCAAAGAAAAAGACGTCAAGTGAGAAGTCAACCGAACATAATTTTTTCCTTCGGATGAAGAGCACACTCACCCACACAGGAAGAACAGTTAATATCAAGTCTGCAACCTGGAAG GTTCTTCATTGCACAGGACACATACAGACGTTCAGCGGCGATGATGAGAACGGGCCCCCTGCTGGCAGCTTCCTGACTCTGCTGTGTGAACCCATTCCTCACCCCTCCAGCGTTGAATTCCCACTAGACAGCAGCACTTTCCTCACACGCCATAACATGGATTTGACTTTCACACAATGTGACGGACG AGTCACTGAGCTTGTTGGATACCAACCCGAAGATCTGATTGGCCGGTCTGCCTATGAGTTTTATCACGCCCTTGATTTTGATCACGTAACCAGGAGTTTACACATCT TGTTCTCCAAAGGCCAGGTGTGTACCAGCCAGTACCGCTTCCTGGCTAAGAATGGAGGATTCGTGTGGACTGAGACTCAGGCCACTGTCCTCTACAACAGCAGGACCTCTCAACCCGAGGCTGTGGTCTGCCTCAACTTTATCCTCAG TGGTGTAGAAGAGGCGGATGTTGTGTTCTCATTAGAACAGACCTCTGAGAAACCAAAGCCCAAAGCTGAGAAGCTGAACATGCTGAAGGAGGAGGTGGACTCAGACATGGAAGAGGACAGCAGCACGGCCAAACTCTTCCTCCAGATGAAGGAGAACCCTGAGGAGTTACTTCAGCTGGCACCTCATTCTGGAGACGCTGTCGTTTCCCTAACAG ACTGTGTGGAGTTATCCTTCTGCTGTCCATCTACTCCCAACTCTGTCCCAGAATGCCCTCAGGACTTCTGTACACCTGAACTCCGTCAGCTCCTTTCTCCAATATTCGACAGGCCCACCAAATCTCCACCCACTGCT AGCCCCGCTGAAGAGCTGCCCATGGAGATGGAAGGAGTGGAGAAGTTTTTCGCCCTCAAACCAGAGGAGAGCGTAACTGTGAAAGGACAATCAGAG CCTATGGATGAGCTTGATTTGGACATGCTGGCTCCGTATATCTCCATGGATGATGACTTCCAGCTGACCTTCCTGCCCCAGGGTGAAATGGCTATACCGTCTGATATCCTGACCAGCACTTCAAGGAAACG ACCTttggaagaagaggaggaggatgacATTCCTGTTCTGGCTGGTAAATGGGAGAAGAAACCGATGAGCGGCACCATAGAAGAACAGCTTCTGCTCAGCCACACATTACTG aatAGCTTGTCTGACGATGGCTCGGAAGAATTTGAACCCCCACCTCAAAAGCGAAGTCAGCTCTTAACCGACAGGGACCCGTTGCTGGGCGGAGCGCAGACGTTGTGTGATACAGCCG CTCTCATGAGGGACACCTTCCTGTCGCGTCCGCCGGACTTAAAGAGACCCGTTGCTGAAACAATGCCGTCCCTTACTTGA
- the hif1al gene encoding hypoxia inducible factor 1 subunit alpha, like isoform X2, which produces MPSLEQRKVRSRVAARCRRSQETEVFYELAHSLPLPRRIASHLDKAAIMRVTLSYLRMNRLIQSAGPTKTPTEETESPTDAFYQQALAGFILVMTEEGDMVFLSESVSKYIGITQLELLGQSVYEFVHPCDQEELRDILATRPGVSKKKTSSEKSTEHNFFLRMKSTLTHTGRTVNIKSATWKVLHCTGHIQTFSGDDENGPPAGSFLTLLCEPIPHPSSVEFPLDSSTFLTRHNMDLTFTQCDGRVTELVGYQPEDLIGRSAYEFYHALDFDHVTRSLHILFSKGQVCTSQYRFLAKNGGFVWTETQATVLYNSRTSQPEAVVCLNFILSGVEEADVVFSLEQTSEKPKPKAEKLNMLKEEVDSDMEEDSSTAKLFLQMKENPEELLQLAPHSGDAVVSLTDCVELSFCCPSTPNSVPECPQDFCTPELRQLLSPIFDRPTKSPPTASPAEELPMEMEGVEKFFALKPEESVTVKGQSEPMDELDLDMLAPYISMDDDFQLTFLPQGEMAIPSDILTSTSRKRPLEEEEEDDIPVLAGKWEKKPMSGTIEEQLLLSHTLLNSLSDDGSEEFEPPPQKRSQLLTDRDPLLGGAQTLCDTAALMRDTFLSRPPDLKRPVAETMPSLT; this is translated from the exons AT GCCCAGTTTGGAGCAGCGGAAGGTGCGTTCTCGTGTCGCGGCGCGCTGTAGGAGGAGTCAGGAGACCGAGGTGTTTTACGAGCTGGCCCATTCACTACCACTTCCACGACGTATCGCCTCCCACCTGGACAAAGCTGCCATCATGAGGGTGACACTCAGCTATCTGCGCATGAACCGCTTGATCCAATCAG CGGGGCCAACCAAAACTCCGACTGAAGAAACTGAGAGTCCCACTGATGCCTTTTATCAGCAGGCACTGGCTGGCTTTATTCTGGTGATGACTGAGGAAGGGGACATGGTCTTCCTCTCAGAGAGTGTTAGCAAATACATCGGCATAACACAG CTGGAGCTGCTTGGACAGAGCGTGTATGAATTTGTTCATCCCTGTGACCAAGAAGAATTACGAGACATCCTCGCCACAAGACCTG GTGTTTCAAAGAAAAAGACGTCAAGTGAGAAGTCAACCGAACATAATTTTTTCCTTCGGATGAAGAGCACACTCACCCACACAGGAAGAACAGTTAATATCAAGTCTGCAACCTGGAAG GTTCTTCATTGCACAGGACACATACAGACGTTCAGCGGCGATGATGAGAACGGGCCCCCTGCTGGCAGCTTCCTGACTCTGCTGTGTGAACCCATTCCTCACCCCTCCAGCGTTGAATTCCCACTAGACAGCAGCACTTTCCTCACACGCCATAACATGGATTTGACTTTCACACAATGTGACGGACG AGTCACTGAGCTTGTTGGATACCAACCCGAAGATCTGATTGGCCGGTCTGCCTATGAGTTTTATCACGCCCTTGATTTTGATCACGTAACCAGGAGTTTACACATCT TGTTCTCCAAAGGCCAGGTGTGTACCAGCCAGTACCGCTTCCTGGCTAAGAATGGAGGATTCGTGTGGACTGAGACTCAGGCCACTGTCCTCTACAACAGCAGGACCTCTCAACCCGAGGCTGTGGTCTGCCTCAACTTTATCCTCAG TGGTGTAGAAGAGGCGGATGTTGTGTTCTCATTAGAACAGACCTCTGAGAAACCAAAGCCCAAAGCTGAGAAGCTGAACATGCTGAAGGAGGAGGTGGACTCAGACATGGAAGAGGACAGCAGCACGGCCAAACTCTTCCTCCAGATGAAGGAGAACCCTGAGGAGTTACTTCAGCTGGCACCTCATTCTGGAGACGCTGTCGTTTCCCTAACAG ACTGTGTGGAGTTATCCTTCTGCTGTCCATCTACTCCCAACTCTGTCCCAGAATGCCCTCAGGACTTCTGTACACCTGAACTCCGTCAGCTCCTTTCTCCAATATTCGACAGGCCCACCAAATCTCCACCCACTGCT AGCCCCGCTGAAGAGCTGCCCATGGAGATGGAAGGAGTGGAGAAGTTTTTCGCCCTCAAACCAGAGGAGAGCGTAACTGTGAAAGGACAATCAGAG CCTATGGATGAGCTTGATTTGGACATGCTGGCTCCGTATATCTCCATGGATGATGACTTCCAGCTGACCTTCCTGCCCCAGGGTGAAATGGCTATACCGTCTGATATCCTGACCAGCACTTCAAGGAAACG ACCTttggaagaagaggaggaggatgacATTCCTGTTCTGGCTGGTAAATGGGAGAAGAAACCGATGAGCGGCACCATAGAAGAACAGCTTCTGCTCAGCCACACATTACTG aatAGCTTGTCTGACGATGGCTCGGAAGAATTTGAACCCCCACCTCAAAAGCGAAGTCAGCTCTTAACCGACAGGGACCCGTTGCTGGGCGGAGCGCAGACGTTGTGTGATACAGCCG CTCTCATGAGGGACACCTTCCTGTCGCGTCCGCCGGACTTAAAGAGACCCGTTGCTGAAACAATGCCGTCCCTTACTTGA